The following coding sequences lie in one Paenibacillus durus ATCC 35681 genomic window:
- a CDS encoding ArsR/SmtB family transcription factor, with translation MDYEVGVEFQPIYELIASIHTFICRKSNKKIDLGSVWTAEVTAGLNPQLLSALEQVELDNDWKLLNLLLYLCPDKATVEGILEWLEGLSVGEMYETLSGYVSVFPAQMETFRGRMLFVLTEWNRQYFSTSNPLILPRLKEHAAERIRKLPGADIKDFVDETTNGFVFMPGESLRKLVLIPQFHFQPVNIIYNFGPLTLCHYAARIAVDDEDISPSMYKALRSLSEKSRLKILKSLGPERKTFSEIARSAGISKGIVHDHIFSLRCAGLLHAYIEGENVTSYSLRLEGVRQMNTQLLQFLS, from the coding sequence GTGGATTATGAAGTTGGGGTTGAGTTTCAGCCGATCTATGAATTAATTGCCAGCATACATACGTTTATTTGCAGGAAATCCAATAAGAAAATCGATCTGGGCAGCGTCTGGACCGCGGAAGTCACCGCCGGATTAAATCCTCAGCTGCTGTCCGCTCTTGAACAAGTGGAGCTGGACAATGACTGGAAGCTGTTGAACCTGCTCCTCTATCTTTGTCCGGACAAAGCAACCGTCGAAGGCATACTGGAATGGCTCGAAGGCTTATCGGTCGGCGAAATGTACGAGACCCTTTCCGGTTATGTCAGCGTATTTCCAGCGCAGATGGAGACTTTCCGCGGCAGGATGCTGTTTGTGCTCACGGAATGGAACCGGCAGTATTTCAGTACCAGCAATCCGCTAATCCTCCCCAGGCTTAAGGAGCATGCAGCTGAACGGATTCGGAAGCTCCCGGGAGCCGATATTAAGGACTTTGTGGATGAGACAACGAACGGATTTGTGTTTATGCCGGGTGAGAGTCTGCGCAAGCTGGTGCTGATTCCGCAGTTTCATTTTCAGCCGGTCAATATTATTTATAATTTCGGTCCGCTGACCCTTTGCCACTATGCGGCAAGAATCGCGGTTGACGACGAAGACATCTCGCCATCCATGTACAAGGCACTTCGAAGTCTCAGCGAAAAAAGCCGGCTGAAAATACTGAAGTCGCTGGGACCGGAGCGCAAAACGTTCTCGGAAATTGCCAGAAGTGCGGGAATATCCAAAGGCATTGTCCATGACCATATTTTTAGCCTCCGCTGCGCCGGCCTGCTGCACGCCTATATCGAAGGGGAGAATGTCACTTCATACAGCCTGAGACTGGAAGGCGTTCGTCAAATGAATACGCAATTGCTGCAATTTTTAAGTTGA
- a CDS encoding YbaK/EbsC family protein: MSIESVKAHFRAVGREQHIMEFESSSATVETAAETIGVIPARIAKTLSFYSESEAAILVVAAGDTKVDNKKFRSQFGFKPKMLSPEEVLEQTGHAVGGVCPFGLANDLEVYLDISMKRFDTLFPACGSSNSAIELNCTELEQYSGGKAWVDVCKNWE; encoded by the coding sequence ATGTCTATCGAAAGTGTAAAAGCGCATTTCCGCGCCGTCGGAAGAGAGCAGCATATCATGGAATTTGAATCCTCCAGCGCTACTGTAGAGACAGCCGCAGAGACGATCGGCGTCATCCCCGCCCGTATAGCCAAAACGCTGTCCTTTTACAGCGAAAGCGAAGCCGCAATCCTGGTCGTGGCCGCCGGCGATACTAAGGTCGACAACAAAAAATTCCGGAGCCAGTTCGGATTCAAGCCGAAAATGCTGTCTCCGGAGGAAGTGCTGGAGCAGACCGGACATGCCGTCGGCGGCGTGTGCCCATTCGGACTGGCCAATGACCTCGAGGTCTATCTCGATATCTCCATGAAGCGCTTTGATACCCTCTTCCCCGCCTGCGGCAGCTCAAACTCCGCAATTGAATTAAACTGTACCGAGCTTGAGCAATACTCGGGCGGCAAGGCATGGGTCGATGTCTGCAAGAACTGGGAATAA
- a CDS encoding MDR family MFS transporter — MSDHKNNRLGLVIAGLLLGILMASMDSTIVATAMGNIVGELGGMDKFVWVTSAYLVAEMAGMPIFGKLSDMYGRKKFFVFGLLVFMAGSALCGTADSITQLAIYRAVQGIGGGALVPIAFTIMFDAVPLETRGKLGGAFGAVFGLSSIFGPLLGAYITDHIAWQWIFYINLPLGVVAFVLVAFFYKESHEHSKQPIDWLGAGTLLGAVICLMFALELGGKEYAWNSTLILGLFGAAAVLAVVFLYAETKAEEPIISFKLFRRQLYAFSILTALFSGAAFIVASVYIPIFIQGVLGGSATNSGLVLLPMMVGSVITATSGGFLMTKFSYRSLMIPTLLLLALGTWLASTLSPDSTRLIVTLYMILIGLGVGASFSVLSNAAIDGLSARQRGSASATLNFLRSLGMTVGITTFGIIQSHYLANRLSYLFGASGAAQGGGGAFNMSDPHTLLSPDTRAKIPPEILDKITAGLSSSITDTFAWAIIPAVLALLSSLFMGSSKMVGTAEEQKAAGH; from the coding sequence ATGAGCGATCATAAAAATAACCGTCTGGGCCTGGTCATTGCCGGGCTTTTACTGGGCATTCTGATGGCATCCATGGACAGTACGATTGTGGCGACGGCCATGGGGAACATCGTTGGGGAATTGGGCGGGATGGACAAATTTGTCTGGGTCACCTCAGCCTATCTCGTCGCCGAGATGGCGGGCATGCCGATCTTCGGCAAATTGTCGGATATGTACGGCCGCAAGAAATTTTTCGTGTTCGGCCTTTTGGTGTTTATGGCTGGGTCCGCGCTGTGCGGAACGGCGGACAGCATTACGCAGCTGGCCATTTACCGGGCAGTGCAAGGGATTGGCGGCGGAGCGCTGGTGCCGATTGCCTTCACGATTATGTTCGACGCAGTGCCGCTGGAAACCCGGGGCAAGCTAGGCGGCGCATTTGGCGCTGTATTCGGACTGTCCAGCATATTCGGTCCGCTGCTCGGCGCATACATCACGGACCATATCGCCTGGCAGTGGATATTTTACATCAACCTGCCGCTCGGAGTCGTTGCTTTTGTGCTGGTTGCGTTCTTTTACAAGGAATCGCATGAGCACTCCAAGCAGCCGATTGACTGGCTTGGCGCGGGTACGCTGCTTGGCGCGGTAATCTGCCTGATGTTCGCGCTGGAGCTTGGCGGTAAAGAATATGCCTGGAATTCTACGTTGATTCTCGGCTTGTTCGGCGCGGCGGCGGTGCTCGCGGTAGTATTTCTCTATGCGGAGACGAAGGCGGAGGAGCCGATTATCTCTTTCAAGCTGTTCCGCCGGCAGTTGTATGCCTTCAGTATTCTGACCGCCCTGTTCAGCGGAGCGGCGTTTATCGTCGCGTCGGTCTATATCCCGATCTTTATCCAAGGCGTGCTCGGAGGCTCGGCCACCAATTCCGGCCTGGTGCTTCTGCCGATGATGGTGGGTTCGGTAATCACGGCGACCTCAGGAGGCTTCCTGATGACTAAATTCAGCTACCGCAGCCTCATGATTCCAACCCTGCTGCTGCTGGCTCTCGGAACCTGGCTTGCTTCCACACTCTCGCCGGACTCGACGCGGCTGATCGTCACTTTGTATATGATCCTTATCGGCCTTGGGGTCGGCGCGTCTTTCTCGGTTCTGAGCAACGCAGCTATAGACGGCCTGTCCGCCCGGCAGCGCGGATCGGCAAGCGCAACCCTTAATTTCCTCCGGTCATTGGGCATGACGGTGGGCATTACCACCTTCGGCATCATCCAGAGCCATTATTTGGCGAACCGGCTTAGCTATTTGTTTGGCGCTTCGGGAGCCGCCCAGGGCGGGGGCGGGGCGTTTAATATGTCGGACCCCCATACGCTGTTATCCCCGGATACGCGAGCGAAGATTCCGCCGGAAATTTTGGATAAGATCACGGCGGGGCTGTCGTCCTCCATCACGGATACCTTTGCCTGGGCTATTATCCCGGCGGTGCTGGCTCTGCTCTCCTCGCTGTTCATGGGGAGCAGCAAAATGGTCGGCACGGCAGAAGAACAAAAGGCCGCCGGGCATTAA
- a CDS encoding YhbD family protein, translating to MKDDLISKKELLDLTGISYGQLYRWKRKQLIPEEWFIRKSTFTGQETFFPRMLIQARIRNILNMKDDLSLDELASRLSDTEGYSEIRLSKEAIIERNIVTDIAMSAYGAAVQSKEGLYSFGQLLHLYAADTLLAKGDMSLDEGKLLLRTLEKHAGALTGKPCELYFVRKMGVALFLLAPSPAELFFDEGVRLVAKVALGDLVEQLKGRLS from the coding sequence ATGAAGGATGATTTAATCTCAAAAAAAGAGCTCCTGGACCTTACCGGAATTTCATACGGCCAGCTTTACCGCTGGAAGCGTAAGCAGCTCATTCCGGAAGAATGGTTTATCCGCAAATCCACGTTTACTGGACAGGAGACCTTTTTTCCAAGAATGCTGATTCAAGCCCGGATTCGAAATATCCTAAATATGAAGGATGATCTTTCGCTTGACGAACTGGCCAGCAGACTGTCCGACACGGAAGGGTACAGCGAGATCCGCTTGAGCAAAGAGGCTATAATAGAACGAAACATTGTTACGGATATTGCGATGTCTGCATATGGAGCGGCGGTTCAGAGCAAGGAGGGCTTGTATTCCTTCGGGCAGCTTCTGCATTTGTATGCGGCGGACACTTTGCTTGCCAAAGGGGACATGAGTCTGGATGAAGGAAAGCTGCTGCTGCGAACGCTGGAAAAGCATGCCGGCGCGCTGACGGGTAAGCCTTGCGAGCTTTATTTTGTCCGGAAAATGGGCGTTGCCTTATTTCTGCTTGCGCCGTCGCCGGCGGAACTCTTCTTCGATGAGGGCGTCCGGCTCGTTGCGAAAGTGGCGCTCGGAGATTTGGTTGAACAGTTGAAAGGGAGGTTATCGTAG
- a CDS encoding ABC transporter substrate-binding protein, translated as MRKSTLLLSSLLIVGSLLLSACGNGSTNSAAGSNNTAATASADAPSATETTASAVPVLAGALSAPYTATDLSKLPAAAQSRTDTIIVGLTDPSGAFTPYFQESGYDGNVSSLLYASLVTVDGKGVPVPELTESWEVSQDQLTYTFHLRKDLKFSDGSPLTAGDVAFTWTIQYDKSYDGGSPLPSLKVKGGQAYKEGKTKTIEGIKVIDPQTISVTLEQPNATALVTLGSNVLSKAYYGKDYTFGHLEYIKKLHEKPLGDGPYKLEKFIPGQEVRLVANENYFKGKPKTEHFIYKTSQGDAWQFLETGEVDYTSFPATNENIEKLKALGFVNIIPYTPSTYGYIQVNLKHEQLQDKRVRQAIAYGLDRQSIYVDAAEGAGSVANIPASPISWAYTEEGINSYKFDPDKAKQLLDEAGWTVGADGIREKDGKKLSIHYLGFKSKTTDIFIPVAKENFVAIGIDFQPEIFADFNALVSKVEGGDYDLASFSTSMLTDPADGFMQFFDGEITGYDNPKFLELYNKALATTDIEQRKAVYKELYQLFNDELPIIFTNYKKTVYAYNGRIQNLSVSPFIGLAGSLPEWTLK; from the coding sequence TTGAGAAAAAGCACGCTGTTATTATCCTCATTACTGATTGTCGGTTCATTGCTCCTCTCGGCTTGCGGAAACGGCAGCACGAATTCGGCCGCCGGCAGCAATAATACAGCAGCGACCGCGTCCGCAGATGCTCCATCCGCCACGGAAACGACCGCTTCGGCGGTGCCTGTTCTGGCGGGAGCGCTCAGTGCGCCGTATACGGCAACCGATCTGTCCAAGCTGCCTGCAGCCGCTCAAAGCCGCACCGATACGATTATTGTGGGACTTACCGATCCCAGCGGCGCATTTACGCCTTATTTTCAGGAGAGCGGTTATGACGGCAATGTCTCCTCCTTGCTGTATGCGTCGCTTGTGACGGTAGACGGCAAAGGGGTGCCCGTTCCGGAGCTCACCGAGAGCTGGGAGGTATCGCAGGATCAGCTTACATACACCTTCCACTTGCGGAAGGACTTGAAATTCAGCGACGGTTCGCCGCTGACCGCAGGCGACGTGGCCTTTACCTGGACGATCCAGTATGACAAGAGCTATGACGGCGGCTCCCCGCTGCCTTCGCTGAAGGTAAAGGGCGGGCAGGCTTACAAGGAGGGCAAGACCAAGACAATCGAAGGCATCAAAGTCATCGATCCCCAGACCATTTCGGTAACGCTGGAGCAGCCGAATGCGACGGCGCTGGTCACGCTCGGCTCCAATGTGCTGTCCAAGGCCTATTATGGCAAGGACTACACCTTCGGCCATCTCGAATACATCAAGAAGCTGCACGAGAAGCCGCTGGGAGACGGACCTTACAAGCTGGAGAAATTCATTCCGGGTCAGGAAGTAAGACTCGTCGCGAACGAGAACTATTTTAAAGGCAAGCCAAAGACGGAGCATTTCATTTACAAAACCTCCCAAGGCGACGCGTGGCAGTTTCTGGAGACCGGAGAAGTAGACTATACTTCCTTCCCCGCAACAAACGAGAACATTGAGAAGCTGAAGGCGCTGGGCTTCGTCAACATTATTCCCTACACGCCAAGCACGTACGGCTATATCCAGGTGAACCTGAAGCATGAGCAGCTTCAAGACAAGCGGGTCAGACAAGCGATTGCCTACGGGCTGGATCGCCAGAGCATCTATGTGGATGCCGCGGAAGGCGCAGGCTCTGTCGCCAACATTCCGGCTTCGCCTATCTCCTGGGCGTATACGGAGGAAGGCATTAATTCTTATAAATTCGATCCGGACAAAGCGAAGCAGCTGCTCGATGAAGCGGGCTGGACGGTTGGCGCGGACGGAATCCGCGAAAAGGACGGCAAGAAGCTCAGCATCCATTATCTAGGCTTCAAGAGCAAGACCACAGACATTTTTATCCCGGTGGCCAAAGAGAATTTTGTGGCGATAGGCATTGATTTCCAACCGGAAATTTTCGCCGATTTCAATGCGCTGGTTTCGAAAGTGGAGGGCGGAGACTATGATCTGGCAAGCTTCTCCACATCGATGCTGACCGATCCTGCCGACGGGTTCATGCAGTTCTTTGACGGAGAAATCACCGGCTATGACAATCCGAAATTCCTGGAGCTGTACAATAAGGCCCTAGCCACAACCGATATCGAACAGCGCAAGGCGGTATACAAGGAACTGTATCAACTGTTTAACGACGAGCTTCCGATCATCTTCACCAACTATAAAAAGACGGTATACGCCTATAACGGACGCATCCAGAATCTTTCGGTCAGCCCCTTCATAGGGCTTGCGGGCAGTCTGCCCGAATGGACGCTGAAATAA
- a CDS encoding MFS transporter translates to MSTMNRGTYQEDAGVQGRRWLILIVLNLFVFMSTLDGSIVNIALPVLSEKLNLPIAQIEWVTTGYLMAICAAILFFGRLGDIAGKIRLFKIGTVVFILGSLLCGLSGSLPVLVAARVIQAMGASMTMANSQGIVTDIFPATERGKALGLIGTFVSLGSIAGPSLGGMIVANLGWEYIFWVNVPIGLIAIGLGWKVLPKDLIRVKARVDIPGSLLFACFIIALFAGLLLGQQHGYGSIGIIFTLIAAALAFIAFLRVELRRPEPLLQLNLFKNPLFSLSILCGFLVFAANFCFNIISPFYTQNMLGLSPSSAGFLLMLFPISMVVIAPLSGALSDKIGSEFLTFAGLVVMVIAQFGLAQLHDGSPVWLVGVWIAMLGVGSGLFQSPNNSLVMSTVPRTQLGSAGSVNSLVRNIGMVVGITIATTTLFNVMSGKAGYRVTGLIPDRPDIFLAGMHVVFTTSAAISLAAALLTGWRFVHTRAGSCRGKAA, encoded by the coding sequence ATGAGCACAATGAATCGGGGAACTTATCAAGAGGATGCCGGCGTACAGGGCCGCCGCTGGCTGATTTTAATTGTATTAAATCTGTTTGTTTTCATGTCCACCCTGGACGGGAGCATTGTGAATATCGCTCTGCCGGTGTTATCGGAGAAGCTGAATCTGCCGATCGCACAGATCGAATGGGTGACCACCGGTTATCTGATGGCGATTTGCGCAGCGATTCTGTTCTTTGGAAGACTTGGAGATATCGCCGGCAAGATTAGATTATTCAAGATCGGCACGGTCGTCTTCATCCTGGGTTCCCTACTGTGCGGGCTGAGCGGCTCGCTGCCGGTGCTGGTGGCGGCAAGGGTTATTCAGGCGATGGGCGCATCAATGACCATGGCGAATAGCCAGGGCATTGTGACGGATATTTTTCCGGCAACGGAGCGGGGGAAGGCGCTTGGGCTCATCGGCACCTTTGTTTCTCTCGGAAGTATCGCCGGTCCGAGCCTTGGCGGCATGATTGTTGCCAATCTCGGCTGGGAGTATATCTTCTGGGTGAATGTTCCGATCGGCTTGATTGCAATCGGTCTTGGCTGGAAGGTGCTCCCGAAAGATCTGATCCGGGTAAAGGCCAGAGTCGACATTCCCGGAAGCCTGCTATTCGCCTGCTTCATTATTGCTCTGTTTGCGGGCCTTCTGCTCGGACAGCAGCATGGATACGGGAGTATCGGCATAATATTTACGTTAATTGCCGCAGCGCTTGCCTTTATCGCTTTTCTCCGAGTGGAGCTGCGGAGGCCCGAGCCGCTGCTGCAGCTTAATCTTTTCAAGAATCCGCTGTTCTCGCTCAGCATTCTTTGCGGGTTTCTCGTATTCGCCGCGAACTTCTGCTTTAACATTATTTCGCCGTTCTACACGCAGAACATGCTTGGCCTGTCTCCGTCTTCGGCGGGCTTTCTGCTGATGCTGTTTCCGATAAGCATGGTTGTCATCGCTCCGCTCAGCGGTGCTTTGTCGGACAAGATTGGCTCGGAATTTCTTACGTTTGCCGGACTGGTCGTCATGGTTATCGCCCAATTCGGACTGGCTCAGCTTCATGACGGGAGTCCGGTCTGGCTCGTTGGTGTATGGATCGCGATGCTCGGGGTCGGCAGCGGACTGTTTCAGTCCCCGAATAACTCCCTGGTCATGTCAACGGTGCCCCGCACCCAGCTCGGTTCGGCCGGCAGCGTGAATTCGCTGGTGCGCAATATCGGTATGGTTGTCGGCATTACCATCGCCACCACGACCTTGTTCAATGTAATGAGCGGCAAAGCCGGTTATCGGGTCACCGGTTTGATCCCGGACCGGCCGGATATTTTTCTGGCGGGAATGCATGTCGTGTTTACCACTTCGGCGGCAATCAGTCTGGCGGCGGCTCTGCTGACGGGCTGGCGGTTCGTCCACACCAGGGCGGGTTCGTGTAGAGGTAAGGCGGCATAG
- a CDS encoding MarR family winged helix-turn-helix transcriptional regulator — protein MKKEPIGKLISYIYRTQLKRMSRSLGEYGIGGGGQYSFLKAILMSPGTTQDQLTVDLKFDKATTARSVKQLEAAGYIERKADPEDRRSHRLYPTQKAVEFLPVLQSLLDESNAKLTRDLTNEEEDQLIALLQKLNLEE, from the coding sequence ATAAAAAAAGAGCCGATCGGAAAGCTGATCTCCTATATTTACCGAACCCAACTGAAACGCATGTCCCGCTCGCTCGGTGAGTACGGAATCGGCGGCGGCGGGCAGTACAGCTTCCTTAAAGCGATTCTCATGTCTCCGGGAACAACGCAGGATCAGCTGACCGTAGACCTCAAATTCGACAAAGCGACCACCGCCCGCTCGGTCAAACAATTGGAAGCCGCTGGCTATATCGAACGCAAGGCAGACCCGGAGGACCGCCGGTCGCACCGGCTCTACCCTACTCAAAAAGCAGTGGAATTCCTGCCAGTGCTTCAGAGCCTTTTGGATGAATCCAACGCCAAGCTGACGCGCGATTTGACGAATGAAGAAGAGGATCAGCTGATCGCCCTGCTGCAAAAGCTAAATCTGGAAGAATAA